In Microvenator marinus, one genomic interval encodes:
- a CDS encoding DNA cytosine methyltransferase, with the protein MKVLELFAGIGGVAAAKPAQMQIVGAVDASLHVLQTYAKNWSHPTFQQNIEGISPAFLEKLEADCWWLSPPCQPHTVRGNQHDVDDPRSASFLRSLELISALKPTAIGFENVEGFKGSRAHELLLECLAPDYTWHETILCPSEFGVPNRRPRFLLAAHRGFEPKIQAGDAVKTPLKDYLLPPTPELYLTEHVHEKFGQSMHVVDADDPDALTAVFTSAYTKTWMFAGSFLREADSRLRAFSPHEILGLLDFPANFDLSGLGRRQAYKYIGQSLSVPTTRAVLEALISDRS; encoded by the coding sequence ATGAAGGTTCTCGAACTCTTTGCAGGAATCGGAGGTGTCGCAGCCGCTAAACCTGCACAGATGCAGATTGTAGGGGCCGTAGACGCGAGTCTTCACGTCCTGCAAACCTATGCCAAAAACTGGTCGCACCCCACTTTTCAGCAAAACATCGAGGGCATTTCACCTGCGTTTCTGGAAAAACTCGAGGCCGATTGCTGGTGGCTTTCACCGCCTTGTCAGCCCCATACCGTGCGGGGAAATCAACACGATGTTGATGACCCACGCTCGGCGAGTTTTCTAAGATCTCTCGAGTTGATCTCGGCGCTAAAGCCGACCGCCATTGGTTTTGAAAACGTAGAGGGGTTCAAGGGTTCAAGAGCCCACGAGCTCCTCCTCGAGTGCCTCGCCCCTGACTACACCTGGCACGAGACGATCCTCTGCCCGTCAGAATTCGGCGTTCCCAATCGTCGCCCTCGGTTCTTACTCGCCGCGCATCGCGGATTCGAGCCCAAGATCCAAGCCGGTGACGCCGTCAAGACACCTTTGAAAGACTATCTCTTGCCCCCGACTCCTGAGCTCTACCTGACCGAGCATGTCCACGAGAAATTTGGGCAAAGCATGCACGTCGTAGACGCAGATGATCCGGACGCACTCACGGCCGTCTTCACCTCCGCCTATACCAAGACATGGATGTTCGCGGGTTCATTCTTGAGAGAGGCGGATTCCAGGCTTCGAGCTTTTTCTCCTCACGAAATCTTGGGTCTCTTGGACTTCCCCGCAAATTTCGACCTCAGCGGCCTCGGGAGGCGACAGGCCTACAAATACATAGGGCAAAGCCTCAGCGTGCCCACAACGCGCGCCGTGCTCGAAGCACTTATTTCCGACAGAAGTTGA
- a CDS encoding ArsA family ATPase → MLESLDQKRLIFVTGKGGVGKSTCTAALALALAKRGRRVLVVETDAYSAMSVILGAPESEHTIIDVGHGLHAINLRSAQSLVETLTRYLPSERVVKAITQNRVTHSFFDSAPSVSEFVLLDKIMSLLDDKDNHWDHIVVDLPASGHAVTFLSVPKTLNGMMKGVGPIAKRAQDVDAMIASTTRAAIVAICLPEEMPVNETIELSANLKKTLGRGLDLTLVNMVHDRPVDEDAEDDFERASMRLRIRTNPTGVLADSSVAAPLRVLAGNQLSLKWFKRDQIYLGLLRKNLKCEIVELPMVYKIKERDIVDELASHLNTDPDPASLAS, encoded by the coding sequence ATGCTCGAATCTCTTGACCAAAAACGGCTGATATTTGTCACCGGTAAAGGTGGTGTGGGTAAAAGCACTTGCACCGCAGCTCTGGCGCTGGCTCTGGCCAAAAGAGGGCGACGCGTGCTGGTCGTTGAGACCGATGCCTATTCCGCGATGAGCGTGATTCTAGGCGCCCCTGAGAGCGAACACACCATCATCGACGTAGGTCACGGGCTTCACGCCATCAACTTGCGTTCCGCACAATCCCTTGTTGAAACGCTCACACGCTACCTGCCTAGCGAACGGGTCGTAAAGGCCATCACCCAAAACCGCGTAACCCACTCGTTTTTTGACTCCGCACCCTCGGTCAGCGAGTTCGTGCTCCTCGATAAAATCATGTCCTTGCTCGATGATAAGGACAATCACTGGGACCATATCGTTGTGGATTTGCCGGCATCAGGACATGCCGTCACGTTCCTCAGCGTACCGAAAACGCTCAACGGCATGATGAAGGGCGTTGGACCCATCGCAAAGCGTGCACAAGACGTGGACGCCATGATCGCCTCCACCACACGGGCGGCCATTGTTGCGATTTGCCTGCCGGAAGAGATGCCCGTCAATGAAACCATCGAGCTCAGCGCGAATCTCAAGAAGACGCTCGGACGCGGACTTGACCTCACTTTGGTCAATATGGTCCACGACCGACCTGTTGATGAAGACGCTGAAGATGATTTTGAGCGAGCGAGTATGAGACTGCGCATTCGAACCAACCCAACGGGGGTTCTGGCCGATTCTTCCGTGGCCGCCCCACTTCGGGTCCTCGCTGGGAATCAGCTTTCGCTTAAATGGTTCAAACGCGACCAAATCTATCTCGGCTTGCTCCGCAAAAATCTCAAATGCGAAATTGTAGAACTCCCGATGGTCTACAAAATTAAGGAGCGTGATATTGTCGACGAGTTGGCGTCGCACCTGAACACCGACCCTGATCCCGCTTCACTGGCTTCATAA
- a CDS encoding ArsA family ATPase — protein MSRFNTMVKTARLIVCAGPGGVGKTTTSAAIGLRAAQAGRKVIVLTIDPAKRLANSLGLDALTNEPQRIDLTEDESGELWAMMLDQQQTLDDLVARYAPDKGALSRSKENNIYRLLSSALAGMQEYMALDKLHDLYTGGYFDLVVLDTPPTKNALDFLQTPGRARQFFDDRVMKWFIPSKTAKKGLFTRVFDPGSVVLGLLGKVFGETFVTDLVDFFDTLSFLQDALRTRGEMIDFILRDPQTRFVLITSADSRRIKEALFFHEKLKSLDQHAEAFVLNRVIPRFDQEDLDLSTIEALGALLEDDNVEGLPESLRANYARLTKLSEHNRGIIDNLARQVGSDRLFTIPMFGEDVHDLGTLEMLGRHLTE, from the coding sequence ATGAGTCGATTCAACACCATGGTCAAAACAGCCCGCCTCATCGTGTGTGCAGGGCCAGGTGGGGTTGGAAAGACGACGACCAGTGCAGCCATTGGACTCCGGGCAGCGCAGGCCGGTCGAAAGGTCATCGTGCTCACGATTGACCCAGCAAAACGGCTCGCCAATAGCCTCGGTTTGGACGCCCTTACGAACGAGCCTCAACGCATCGATTTGACCGAGGATGAAAGCGGCGAACTCTGGGCGATGATGCTCGACCAACAACAGACGCTCGATGATCTAGTGGCACGTTACGCGCCGGACAAAGGCGCGCTGTCTCGGTCCAAAGAAAATAATATCTACCGCCTACTCTCTTCCGCTCTCGCCGGAATGCAAGAGTATATGGCGCTCGATAAACTCCACGATCTCTACACCGGCGGCTACTTTGACCTCGTGGTGCTCGACACCCCGCCCACCAAGAATGCGCTCGACTTTCTCCAAACCCCTGGACGCGCTCGTCAATTCTTCGATGATCGCGTCATGAAGTGGTTTATCCCTAGCAAGACCGCCAAGAAGGGCCTCTTCACCCGCGTTTTTGACCCCGGTTCCGTCGTGCTCGGACTCTTGGGAAAAGTCTTCGGCGAAACCTTCGTCACAGATTTGGTCGATTTCTTCGATACGCTCTCATTTCTCCAAGATGCTTTGCGAACCCGCGGAGAGATGATCGACTTCATTTTGCGCGATCCACAAACCCGTTTTGTGCTCATCACAAGCGCGGACTCTCGCAGGATCAAAGAGGCACTCTTTTTCCACGAAAAACTCAAAAGCCTCGACCAACATGCCGAGGCCTTTGTCCTAAATCGCGTCATTCCGCGCTTTGATCAGGAAGACCTCGACCTATCCACCATCGAGGCCCTTGGTGCGCTCCTCGAAGACGATAACGTGGAAGGTTTACCCGAGAGCCTTCGCGCCAATTACGCCCGCCTCACAAAGCTCTCCGAGCACAATCGAGGAATCATCGACAATCTAGCTCGGCAGGTCGGCTCCGACCGCCTCTTCACCATTCCCATGTTCGGCGAGGATGTACACGATCTGGGCACCCTAGAGATGCTCGGTCGCCATCTCACCGAGTAA
- a CDS encoding MATE family efflux transporter has translation MRHEILSILKLAIPIIGAHFLSLIMVVTDNVMVGWMKDDDALAGLALATGFYSLITIVVVAFVGAISPLVSKAHGTENWLQAGHVVRQGLLLSLVISALLALGLFFAEPLILLTGQDPLAASIAADYLNVMIWTVPAHLGFLTLRNFTEGCEDSLPSVVIGGIAAALNVGLDYALILGEWGFPKLGVEGAGWATASLTWLSFVMLGAYILLKKKYKKYELVALPRPNFGLFREILRLAIPLAGAVGMEMGFFVACTFLMGRLGVTELAAHQVALNATSLFFMIPLGLSFAVSIRIASYMGRGDIAGARRAWHASLFITLAFQSCIALFLITQPELIVRIYEQTGEVETLAIQFLFVAGLFQFFDGFQVLGMGVLRGLEDVRYAFGATFVSFWVIGIGTVTYFYSQGNPHGIWYGLLVGLAAACLAHHSRIWLKTSPSLT, from the coding sequence ATGCGGCACGAAATCCTATCCATTCTCAAGCTCGCCATTCCAATCATTGGCGCCCACTTTCTCTCATTGATCATGGTCGTGACGGATAACGTCATGGTCGGATGGATGAAGGACGATGACGCCCTTGCCGGCCTTGCGCTCGCCACTGGCTTCTACAGCCTGATCACCATCGTGGTTGTGGCCTTCGTGGGCGCGATTAGCCCTCTGGTCTCAAAGGCTCACGGCACCGAAAACTGGTTGCAAGCCGGGCACGTGGTGCGCCAGGGCCTCTTGCTTTCATTGGTGATCTCCGCCCTGCTCGCCCTGGGTCTCTTCTTCGCCGAACCGCTGATTCTCTTGACAGGCCAAGACCCGCTCGCGGCCAGCATCGCTGCGGACTATCTAAACGTGATGATTTGGACCGTTCCGGCTCATCTCGGATTCCTGACGCTCAGAAACTTCACTGAGGGCTGCGAAGATTCGTTACCGTCCGTCGTCATCGGCGGAATTGCCGCCGCGCTTAACGTAGGCCTCGACTACGCGCTAATCCTCGGCGAGTGGGGATTTCCCAAACTTGGCGTCGAGGGCGCCGGTTGGGCCACAGCGAGCCTCACATGGCTAAGTTTCGTGATGTTGGGCGCATATATCCTGCTCAAGAAGAAGTACAAAAAATACGAATTGGTCGCGCTTCCTCGGCCAAACTTCGGGCTCTTCCGTGAAATCCTGAGGCTGGCCATCCCACTCGCGGGCGCTGTCGGCATGGAAATGGGGTTCTTCGTGGCCTGCACCTTCCTCATGGGTCGCCTCGGCGTCACCGAGCTCGCCGCGCATCAGGTCGCCCTCAACGCTACGAGCCTTTTCTTCATGATTCCGCTCGGACTCTCCTTTGCGGTGAGCATTCGAATCGCCTCGTACATGGGACGCGGGGACATCGCAGGCGCGCGCCGAGCATGGCACGCAAGCCTCTTCATCACGCTGGCCTTCCAGTCGTGCATCGCCCTCTTTCTTATCACCCAACCTGAGCTCATCGTCCGAATATATGAGCAAACCGGCGAAGTTGAGACCCTCGCCATTCAGTTCCTCTTTGTGGCCGGCCTCTTCCAGTTCTTCGACGGCTTCCAAGTCCTCGGCATGGGCGTCTTGCGCGGCCTCGAAGACGTTCGCTACGCATTCGGCGCCACATTCGTAAGCTTCTGGGTCATCGGAATTGGCACCGTCACCTACTTCTATTCTCAAGGCAACCCACACGGCATCTGGTATGGCCTCCTTGTCGGGCTCGCCGCAGCATGCCTGGCCCACCACTCCCGAATTTGGCTCAAAACCTCGCCTTCGTTGACATAG
- a CDS encoding right-handed parallel beta-helix repeat-containing protein, giving the protein MNFKICLSAAAALTLLCLDASAQTVTNTEELLGAIANAEPGDTIELAAGTYRVNQNISVNRPGPVTLTGQDAVIEFDALEGFKVSAPDWTFQNLTIRGVCADDNDCEHAFHIVGGADNTTIRGCGLHDFNAQIKANGEGEPRQFPDNVLLEFNEFSDTRPRQTANPVTKIDVVGGRDWVIRHNIIRDFVKGEGNRISYGAFLKGNSRNGVFDSNFVACSNGFEDPGAVTIGLSLGGGGTSPDSICEDQSCTPEHQDGLLQNNIIANCSDVGIYINKGAGTSILNNTLVDTSGIDIRFDSSTAIIANNFVDGRVRERDSGTISDSSNNIVEIDPGQYFQDAPNLNFGLLSAEEVVDQGRDENVTHDFCGRARTAPLDIGALEYSLGAPCVIATNLEDLLDSKVPSQNNNNNPNNPNNTNSGTNSSNSNQTNGTNGSTDTNNANNTNSGESNNSNNQETFEDDVELENTGCGCASTDGPPWTIVILLIGFGLLRRKRTPLT; this is encoded by the coding sequence ATGAATTTCAAAATATGCCTCTCGGCCGCAGCCGCACTCACCCTTCTCTGTCTCGACGCGAGCGCACAAACGGTAACCAATACTGAAGAACTTTTGGGCGCCATCGCAAACGCGGAACCCGGAGACACCATTGAGTTGGCGGCCGGTACGTATCGCGTGAATCAAAATATCTCGGTCAACCGGCCGGGACCCGTCACACTCACCGGTCAAGACGCCGTGATCGAGTTTGATGCCCTCGAGGGGTTTAAGGTGAGCGCGCCAGACTGGACCTTCCAAAACCTCACAATTCGCGGCGTCTGCGCCGATGATAACGATTGTGAACACGCGTTTCATATCGTGGGCGGCGCTGACAACACCACCATACGCGGGTGCGGACTTCATGATTTTAACGCGCAGATCAAGGCCAATGGCGAAGGCGAGCCGCGCCAATTTCCAGACAACGTACTCCTCGAATTCAACGAATTCTCCGACACGAGGCCTCGTCAAACCGCGAATCCCGTCACCAAGATCGACGTCGTAGGCGGGCGCGATTGGGTCATCCGACACAATATCATCCGGGATTTCGTCAAGGGCGAAGGCAACCGAATCTCCTATGGCGCGTTCCTGAAGGGAAATAGCCGCAACGGTGTTTTCGACTCCAATTTTGTGGCCTGCTCCAATGGGTTCGAAGACCCGGGCGCCGTCACAATTGGCCTCTCGCTCGGCGGCGGTGGCACATCTCCGGACTCCATTTGCGAGGACCAATCCTGTACCCCTGAACATCAGGACGGCTTGCTCCAAAACAATATCATCGCAAATTGCTCGGACGTGGGCATTTACATCAACAAGGGCGCAGGCACCTCGATTCTCAACAATACGCTTGTTGATACGAGTGGCATCGACATCCGGTTTGATTCTTCGACGGCGATTATTGCGAACAACTTCGTGGACGGTCGTGTACGGGAACGCGATTCTGGCACCATCTCAGATTCATCCAACAATATCGTTGAGATCGACCCTGGTCAGTACTTTCAAGACGCTCCAAACCTCAACTTTGGTTTGCTCTCCGCCGAGGAAGTGGTGGATCAAGGCCGCGACGAAAACGTTACTCACGATTTTTGCGGTCGCGCTCGAACGGCCCCCCTCGACATCGGCGCTCTCGAATATAGTCTCGGCGCGCCCTGCGTGATTGCGACAAACCTTGAAGACCTTCTGGATTCCAAAGTCCCGAGCCAGAACAACAACAATAATCCGAACAACCCGAACAACACCAACTCGGGAACCAACAGCTCCAACTCCAACCAAACCAACGGCACCAACGGCTCGACCGACACCAATAACGCCAACAACACCAATTCCGGTGAATCCAATAACTCGAACAACCAGGAGACCTTTGAAGATGACGTCGAGTTGGAGAACACGGGCTGCGGATGCGCGAGCACGGATGGTCCACCATGGACCATCGTGATCCTCTTGATTGGGTTTGGCCTTCTTCGCCGAAAGAGAACTCCCCTGACTTGA
- a CDS encoding 30S ribosomal protein S1: protein MATQFPSSADFEALLAEYQTDQAEVKENQITKGKVLEVGPDYVLVDIGFKSEGRIPVNEFKTDDGVIAVKAGETIDVYVEQKEDSSGQCLLSKEKADRLRVWDEIAKKVENDELVRGRITQRVKGGLQVDIGVKAFLPGSQVELRPTRNLDRYIGQEYAFKIIKFNQQRGNIVLSRRALLEKEREQLKGKTLDRLHEGAIIEGIVKNITDYGAFVDLGGIDGLLHITDMSWGRVAHPSELFNVGDEISVKVLKFNSDTERVSLGYKQLSPDPWEGANDRYPEGVQVLGRVVSLIDYGAFVELEDGIEGLIHISEMSWTKRVKHPSKIVNENDIIEVVVLSLDPELKKVSLGMKQIEPNPWTLLEERYPVGTRILGKIRNITDFGVFIGIEDGIDGLVHISDISWTQKIKHPSEAFKKGDEVEAVVLNIDVDNERFSLGIKQLEPDPWELIPHRYPPGKIVDIVVTKITDFGAFAEIEDGVEGLIHISELSNERVEDPANIVSVGENRKAEVISVDSRDRKIALSIKSFVRRNERGDLREYADEVQGGNQLGDLLKGKLGDLSSEAEED from the coding sequence ATGGCAACCCAATTTCCATCTAGCGCAGACTTCGAAGCGCTCCTCGCCGAGTACCAAACCGATCAAGCTGAGGTGAAAGAAAATCAAATCACCAAAGGTAAGGTTTTGGAAGTCGGCCCCGACTACGTCCTGGTCGACATCGGATTCAAATCCGAAGGACGCATCCCAGTTAACGAATTCAAGACCGATGACGGCGTGATCGCAGTGAAAGCTGGCGAGACCATTGACGTCTACGTCGAGCAAAAAGAAGACTCAAGCGGACAGTGCTTGCTCTCGAAAGAGAAAGCAGACCGTCTCCGTGTCTGGGACGAAATCGCCAAGAAGGTGGAGAACGACGAGCTCGTTCGCGGCCGAATTACTCAGCGTGTCAAAGGCGGCCTTCAGGTCGACATCGGCGTCAAAGCATTCCTTCCTGGCAGCCAGGTCGAGCTTCGCCCAACACGCAACTTGGACCGCTACATCGGCCAAGAGTACGCGTTCAAAATCATCAAGTTCAACCAACAGCGCGGCAATATCGTCCTCAGCCGTCGCGCCCTCCTCGAGAAAGAGCGCGAGCAACTCAAGGGCAAGACCCTCGACCGCTTGCACGAAGGCGCGATCATCGAAGGTATCGTCAAGAACATCACCGATTACGGTGCGTTCGTTGACCTCGGCGGAATCGACGGCCTCCTCCATATCACTGATATGAGCTGGGGACGCGTTGCTCACCCATCCGAACTCTTCAACGTTGGCGACGAAATCAGCGTCAAAGTGCTCAAGTTCAACTCGGACACCGAGCGCGTCAGCCTTGGATACAAGCAACTCTCGCCTGATCCCTGGGAAGGCGCAAACGACCGCTACCCAGAAGGCGTTCAAGTACTTGGCCGCGTGGTCAGCTTGATCGACTACGGCGCGTTCGTGGAGCTTGAGGACGGCATCGAAGGCCTCATCCACATCTCCGAAATGAGCTGGACCAAGCGCGTCAAGCACCCATCGAAGATCGTCAACGAAAATGACATCATCGAAGTTGTGGTTCTTAGCCTCGACCCAGAGCTCAAGAAAGTCAGCCTCGGCATGAAGCAAATCGAGCCGAACCCATGGACCCTTCTCGAAGAGCGTTACCCAGTCGGTACACGCATCCTCGGAAAGATCCGCAACATCACCGATTTCGGTGTGTTCATCGGTATCGAAGACGGCATCGACGGTCTTGTCCACATCTCGGACATCTCCTGGACGCAGAAGATCAAGCACCCATCCGAAGCTTTCAAGAAAGGCGACGAAGTGGAAGCAGTGGTCCTCAACATCGACGTGGACAACGAGAGATTCTCCCTCGGTATCAAGCAGCTTGAGCCTGATCCTTGGGAACTTATTCCTCACCGTTATCCACCAGGAAAGATTGTCGACATCGTCGTTACGAAGATCACCGACTTCGGTGCCTTCGCAGAAATCGAAGACGGTGTGGAAGGTCTTATCCACATCTCCGAGCTCTCGAACGAGCGCGTCGAAGATCCAGCGAACATCGTCTCCGTAGGCGAGAACCGCAAAGCTGAAGTTATCAGCGTGGATTCGCGCGACCGCAAGATCGCTCTCTCCATCAAGAGCTTCGTGCGACGCAACGAGCGTGGCGATCTCCGCGAGTACGCGGACGAAGTCCAAGGTGGAAACCAGCTTGGTGACCTTCTCAAAGGCAAGCTCGGCGATCTTTCGAGCGAAGCTGAAGAAGATTAA
- the miaA gene encoding tRNA (adenosine(37)-N6)-dimethylallyltransferase MiaA yields the protein MSLPSLIVIAGPTGVGKTRFALELAQAANAEIISVDSLQVYRGLDIGTAKASSEERAAVPHHLIDILSPDEDFNVADFMAQADKAVEDIVARGKNIIAAGGTNLYMRAFVHGLFDAPPPDDGIRARHKELANYYGVIWLYKELERVDPTLAARIHHQDLVRISRGLEVFEQTGTPLSRLQDAHNFQDPRFRAFKLALNRPRQSLYERINTRVDAMMQGGLMAEYDALIEGGFSPDLKPLMSLGYRHARFLREGTWSEPEMVSELQKDTRRFAKQQLSWLRSEPQIQWALAPELEDARIRARMLEDLCAFFEGEDPNLDWAQDQDPYKS from the coding sequence ATGTCCCTACCCTCTCTGATCGTCATCGCCGGCCCCACGGGCGTCGGCAAGACACGTTTTGCCCTCGAGTTGGCTCAGGCGGCCAATGCCGAGATCATCTCGGTAGACTCACTTCAAGTCTACCGTGGTCTCGACATTGGGACCGCCAAGGCCAGCTCTGAGGAGCGAGCGGCGGTGCCTCACCACCTCATCGACATCCTGAGTCCTGATGAAGACTTCAACGTCGCTGATTTCATGGCTCAGGCCGACAAAGCCGTCGAGGATATCGTCGCGCGTGGCAAAAACATCATCGCCGCCGGTGGGACAAACCTCTACATGAGGGCCTTTGTCCATGGGCTATTTGATGCCCCGCCGCCAGATGATGGCATCCGCGCGCGCCACAAAGAACTGGCAAATTATTACGGGGTGATCTGGCTCTACAAAGAGCTCGAACGCGTGGACCCTACGCTCGCCGCTCGCATCCACCATCAAGACCTCGTGCGCATATCTCGAGGACTCGAGGTGTTTGAACAAACGGGAACACCTCTCAGCCGCCTCCAAGATGCGCATAATTTTCAAGACCCGCGGTTCCGAGCCTTTAAGCTCGCCCTGAATCGCCCCCGCCAATCTCTCTATGAGCGCATCAACACACGCGTAGACGCGATGATGCAAGGCGGACTCATGGCCGAATACGACGCGCTCATTGAGGGTGGATTTAGTCCCGACTTAAAGCCCTTGATGTCCCTCGGCTACAGGCACGCCAGATTCTTGAGAGAAGGAACATGGAGCGAGCCTGAGATGGTGTCTGAGTTACAGAAAGACACACGCCGGTTCGCCAAACAACAGCTTTCATGGCTCCGAAGTGAACCCCAAATCCAATGGGCACTTGCCCCTGAGCTTGAGGACGCTAGAATCCGTGCCCGCATGCTTGAGGATCTTTGCGCGTTCTTTGAAGGCGAAGACCCCAACCTCGATTGGGCGCAAGATCAAGACCCCTACAAGAGTTGA
- the hisC gene encoding histidinol-phosphate transaminase: protein MSKLVSENISTLRPYEPGKPIDELERELGISNSIKLASNENPLGPSPKAVEAMQSLLAEAHMYPDGAAFRLREAVSKKFDIPMNEIITGNGSNELLTLAARTFACPGENAVISDYGFVAYKIVLTAANVPFTSVPVQPGFEQDLNALAAACDQNTKLLFLANPNNPTGTYVGRKALENFLKEVPPHVIVVLDEAYVEYADADDYTSGLELRGLRERLLVFRTFSKCYGLGGMRVGFGVGPTELIDYMNRIREPFNVNILAQAAGAAALFDQDFVERTVKANAESMVLFKRALEDMELKYTPSQTNFLLVEMPEADKPLGGAVYQAMLRHGVITRPMAGYGLPNHLRITLGTPAQMERCVGALKAALEEVQ, encoded by the coding sequence ATGTCCAAACTCGTTTCCGAAAATATCTCGACCCTCAGACCCTACGAGCCCGGCAAGCCTATCGACGAGCTCGAGCGCGAACTCGGAATCTCAAATTCCATCAAGCTCGCGAGCAATGAGAACCCGCTCGGACCTAGCCCAAAAGCCGTCGAAGCCATGCAGAGTCTTTTGGCCGAAGCTCATATGTACCCCGATGGTGCCGCGTTCAGGCTGAGAGAAGCTGTCTCGAAGAAGTTCGATATCCCGATGAACGAGATCATCACCGGTAACGGCTCCAACGAGCTCCTCACGCTCGCTGCGCGAACGTTCGCGTGCCCGGGTGAAAATGCGGTCATCTCGGACTATGGTTTCGTGGCGTACAAGATTGTGTTGACGGCGGCCAACGTGCCCTTCACGAGCGTTCCCGTTCAGCCGGGCTTTGAGCAGGACCTCAATGCGCTCGCTGCCGCCTGCGACCAGAACACCAAGCTTCTCTTTCTGGCTAATCCCAACAATCCGACCGGAACCTACGTTGGAAGAAAGGCGCTCGAGAACTTCCTCAAAGAGGTACCACCTCACGTGATCGTGGTGCTGGACGAGGCCTATGTGGAATACGCGGACGCAGACGACTACACGAGCGGACTTGAGCTACGCGGGCTTCGCGAACGCCTCTTGGTCTTTCGAACCTTTAGCAAATGCTACGGCCTCGGCGGAATGCGAGTGGGCTTTGGGGTTGGACCAACGGAGCTCATCGACTACATGAACCGCATTCGCGAGCCCTTCAACGTCAATATCCTGGCCCAGGCCGCTGGCGCCGCCGCGCTCTTCGACCAAGACTTTGTAGAGCGCACCGTCAAAGCCAATGCGGAATCCATGGTGCTCTTCAAGCGCGCTTTGGAAGACATGGAGTTGAAGTACACACCTTCACAGACCAACTTCTTGTTGGTCGAGATGCCAGAGGCAGACAAACCACTTGGAGGCGCCGTCTATCAAGCGATGCTACGCCACGGCGTCATTACTCGCCCGATGGCGGGATACGGTCTGCCAAACCACCTTCGCATCACGCTGGGCACGCCAGCCCAGATGGAGCGTTGCGTCGGCGCACTCAAGGCGGCACTTGAGGAGGTCCAATGA
- the cmk gene encoding (d)CMP kinase, whose protein sequence is MIVAIDGPAGAGKSTIASEVAKRLGFQLIDTGAMYRTVALKALQAGVDLADAEKLSEIAHQLHFEFAWVDGTNRIKVNGEPLGDAIRTEEVSKASSMVSTHESVREALVALQRQMGNQSDCVLEGRDIGSVVFPNAEVKIFLTASTKERARRRAEQLKEKGETPDVSAIQTEIENRDARDTQRSASPLVKTADAHEIDSTSHSPEEIVEMVLDFARNAQS, encoded by the coding sequence ATGATCGTCGCCATCGATGGGCCCGCAGGGGCTGGTAAATCGACTATTGCTTCGGAAGTGGCCAAACGCCTTGGGTTCCAACTCATCGATACTGGCGCCATGTACCGCACCGTCGCGCTCAAGGCGCTGCAAGCCGGCGTGGATCTCGCGGACGCTGAAAAGCTCAGCGAGATCGCCCACCAACTTCATTTCGAGTTCGCATGGGTTGACGGGACCAACCGTATCAAGGTCAACGGCGAGCCCCTGGGCGACGCTATACGCACGGAAGAGGTCTCCAAGGCGTCGAGCATGGTCTCGACCCACGAAAGCGTCAGGGAGGCTCTCGTGGCCCTTCAGCGCCAAATGGGCAACCAGTCTGATTGTGTATTAGAAGGCAGAGATATCGGTTCGGTGGTTTTCCCAAACGCAGAAGTTAAAATTTTCCTGACGGCTTCCACCAAAGAGCGAGCACGACGACGCGCCGAACAGCTCAAGGAAAAGGGCGAAACTCCGGACGTCTCGGCGATTCAGACGGAGATCGAGAATCGCGACGCACGCGACACCCAACGAAGTGCATCACCGCTGGTCAAGACCGCCGACGCCCACGAAATAGACTCTACGTCTCACTCTCCCGAAGAAATTGTGGAGATGGTCCTCGACTTTGCGCGCAACGCTCAGAGCTGA